TGAGAAAATTATGGACGGTCTTGGCAATATGACAGAAAAGGACAGCCCGTGTTTTCCCACATCGAATTCGTTGCGCGTGTTGCTCAAGCTGGACGGTAAGTCACGATACTGGCTTCTAGTCGTTTCAAATAACTTCCGTACGGTTCAACGTCGTACCGCGCAGAGTTTGTCCTATTTACCGATTGGGCCGTATTTGGATTCGCTATAATCATTCAATTTCGTTGCAGAATATGGATCATCCTGTCACCCGCCCGCAGTTACATTTAGGTCTCACGTCTGGTAGAGATACTGATGCTTCAGCCTGGTTCTTGGCCGTTCTCTCTGAATCACCCATACTCGATGGTTCCGTGACCGTTCATTTTGGTCTCGTCGGGGTGGGGCCGATTCTGCTCCCGCTATTCTTTCTGCGCAGCACCCGTGGCCAGCGGCATATTCTGCTCGAAACGTCTTTGAATCCTTTTCAGGCGGATCTACAGGGTCTGAAACTTCTACGGTGTCTTAGCACTCAAGATTCCTATCAAATTCATTGTCGTGAGCTGGCGACGAATACCGAACAGACTTTCACTGTGCCGAATGTCCATCAAGCCCAATATCGACAGGCCGTCAAGCTCCTTGAAGCCCATTCACCGTGGACCGCGACGCAGTTTGTTCAAGCCCAATTTCATCTGGCCCGTTCGTGGGCAACTCCAGAAGAACGTTATAAAAACCTTCTATGTTCTCCCGATCCGAATGCCTTTGACGCATAGCCGTATCCTTCTCAGCGATTGAGAAAGTATTGAATTGATACAAGGAAATTTTCAATGTCAATTCAAGGCTAGATCCCGTTAGTTGAAACCCTACCACCTGTTTATTTTTGCGGCCTATGTGCGTTTGTTCAAGACAGGTATCGAGTAGGAGCTGCTGTTTAACCTGACTTTTGGTCATACTGGGTTGCCCTAGAAAAATGCACTTTCATCAATCGTGGAGTGTTGTTAACGGCACTGAGCAATGGGGCAGTAGGTGGCATTGGAAACGGAGAGTGTGAACTGTAATGTTAGATTTCAAATGTATCTGATTCGATACTTTTCCTATTTCAGCAATACCAGCCCTTTTCCCTTCTTTCCAAATTTTTCCTTCACTTCGACAGGTTTTTCAAATACCCCAGAAGAGAATGGTTTTTGCATTTTTCAACTTTTGCCGCAAACAAAATTGAACTTTCCCGACGGCTTCAATGTCGTTACTCCTGAAATTGCGGTAGACACTTTAAATCTATCTTGTCTGGAAATTTGCAGGAGGAATATATGCCTACTGAGGGAAGCAAACTGGAAATCTTGGGGACGATCATCAGAAACGTGGTCTCAGCATTGAGAGACAGTGTGGTCTTTTTCTTGTTTGTACTCTTGCTGTTTACCCCAACGACGATTCGGGACAGACTGGTTGAGGCAGGCTTTACGAAAGGGTCCATCGCTGGCTTCGAATGGGGGGCCGAGCTGGAATCCGCGGCTGAACAAACGAAGTCAATCGGTCAATCTGTTGAACAGGCAAGTGAAAACTACTCCGTCCTGATAGCGCGATTGAACAAGCTGGAGCGGGAAATCACCGACCCAACGGTTAAGGCAACAGTGAAAAGCATTGAAAAAGAGGCTCAAGAGTCAAGCACGAAACTCCAAGCAGTAGATAGAAACGTTCGACATAATTTCGCCGTTCAACAACAAATTGTCGCGAAAATCCGTCCATCAGCCGTCACGAAGGCTGGTTGGCTCTATCTCGGTAAACTGAGTCAAGATAAGACAGCGTGGGTCGCGGGTTCTCCAAAACACGTCAAGTCGATTAGCCCCACAATATCGTCGGGAGAGACGCTGACTGTGATAGACGACGTGTATTTACGAGAGCGGGACACAGTCAATGGACGCCCTAAGCGGGGGAAAATACTCGGGGCCGCGAAGGAAGGAGACATCATCGAAGTCATTGACTTGAACTATTCACATGCACAAGGGGGGGGATGGTTTGTGTGGGCAAAAGTACAGCAGGTGTGAATACTGAAGAAATCAGGTTTTCGCAAATCATATTTTCCTTGACTCACCTGTTGATACCGAGGCAAGTCAGATTATTTTCAAAATGTATTTTCTTAAAGGCATTGACGTGTACAATCGTGGTTTCAAGAGGCCCACCTTTCTTGTTCCTGTCATCGCTCCCCGTGCTTGAATATGAGACGGCCTGTATCTTTTTGGATACGACCTGTATCTTTTGATAGGTTTCTCGTCTCTTTTAGACAAACTTGATACAGTTTCATCCTGCGGAAAATACAACATTTCTTTCGATAACATAATGAGCCTGTTTTTTGCTTAGGCTTTTGGTGGACTGGGAGATTCTCTCGAAGAAGCCCAATACTCTTTCTCTTCTTCACTCTCCTGAAGCCAAGCATCTTCGCTCATGATGCCTGGTGGCGTTTCGGATTTCTGTCATGTTGATGACGTGAGATTTTTTATCACATTATCCCCGATCTGATCGAACAGGAGGTAGGACGATGGCCACACCCTTTACCGGTAAAACATTCACATTTACTCAACCCGATGGCTCGACGGTCGAAGTCCGTGGCTGGGGTGATCAGCACTATGCCGTCTTTGAAACACTCGATGGGTATACGTTGATGAAGAACCCGAGGACTGGATTTTTTGAAGTGGCTCAGCTCTCGAGTGACGGAACGAGTTTAGAGCCGGCGCCTGGACCTCCCGGAAATCTCGATGGCGATCGATTGCCCGTTCAACGCGGGTTGCGGATCACGCGCGACGCGGCGCGCGCTCAAGGATTGGAAGGGGCGCTTCGTTTGGGTGGCCGCCGATGTGATCAACGTCGCGAGGAACGGAAAACCTTTGCGCGCATGGCGCGGATGATGCCGGGGGCCGTCTTTGCCCCGCCTAAACGGGAAACCGTGGGGGATTTCGTCGGACTTTGTTTGCTCATTGATTTCCCTGATGAATCGGGAGCGATTTCACGTGATGAAGTGGAGCGCTTCTGCAACGAGACAGGGTACTCAGGTTTTGGCAACAACGGATCAGTGTCTGATTACTTTTTCGACAATTCGATCGGCCGTTGCCGGTATACCAACATCGTGGCCGATTATTATCGAGCTCAACACCCGAAATCCTTTTATACCGATCCCAACATTCAGCAAGGCGTACGGGCACGTCAATTGATCGTCGAAGCTTTAACGCATCTCAAAAACCAAAGCTTTGACTTTACCTCATTGACCGCCGATAACGAGGGGTTTGTCTATGCGATGAATGTGTACTATGCCGGGGATGTCGTCAACAACTGGGCCGAAGGTCTTTGGCCTCACGCATGGCATCTGGCGACGCCGATCGAATTAGCTCCAGGCATTGCAGCTTTTGACTATCAATTTACGGATATGAGTCGGGAGCTTTCGCTTGGCACCTTCTGCCATGAGAACGGCCATATGCTCTGTGACTACCCAGATTTATACGACTACGGCAGTGAGTCGAGTGGTGTGGGCGCCTATTGTCTGATGTGTGCCGGTGGCAATATCAATGAGAAAAACCCTGTCCACATTTCAGCCTACCTAAAACGACTGTCCGGGTGGGCTAATAGCGTGACAACCATCAAGCATGACGAGGACATTGAGCTGGCGGCCGGGACCAACGACTTTGCCTTACATGCCAAGAGCAGTGGAGAATATTTCATCGTTGAAAACCGACAAAAAGCTGGCCGCGATGTCGCCCTTCCGGATGAAGGTCTGGCTTTCTGGCACGTGGATGAAGAGGGAAGTAACAATAACGAACAGATGACACCCAGTCAGCACTACGAATTGTCTTTGGAGCAAGCCAATGGGCAATTTCGATTTGAGCGATCACGTGGTCTTTATGGAGATTCCACCGATCTCTATGGCCGAGTCAATAAACGGTTCGCGGATTCTACCTCCCCCAGTAGCCGGTGGTGGGACGGTACGGCGTCGAACCTTGATGTCTTCGAGATCAGCGATCCCGGGTCAACGGTGCGATTTCGGACAAAGCTGTTCGATGACGGCAGTGTTGTCAGGCCAATCGTGAGAGAGTCTTCTCCCGGCCTCAGTATTCCGGATAATACAGGCGCTGGAATATCCGACAAGATTACCGTCGATCAGGATGCCGTCATCGCCGGAGTCAAGGTAATGCTCGATATCACCCATACGTACCGGGGTGACCTGCGAGTGACGTTGGTGACTCCTTGGGGAGAAGAAATTCGTCTCCATGAACGTCATCAAGGGGGAAGTTCGGATCACATTCTGGAAACGATCGATGAGTCGGACCTGCAGGTCCTGGCTACACTTCATGGTCGAAGTGTCAAAGGCGACTGGGGCTTAATCGTACAGGACTTGGCGCCTGCCGACATCGGTGTCTTGAACCGATGGGGGTTGGAGTTTGCGACGAGTGAGTCCTCTCAGGGACAAATCGTGCTAGAAGAATCTCCCGGGACGCATATACCCGACAATGATCCGGTCGGCATCCAGCGAAACCTTTCAACTTCCTCGCAAGGACAGGTTGCCAATGTGGAGGTCTCTGTCAATATTACCCACACGTATATTGGTGATCTACGGGTGAGCTTGCTCTCGCCAGATGGGACCGAAGTGCCCCTGCGATCACAATCCGGTGGATCGGGCGATAACGTGATTGAAACCTACACAACGGCCACGACTCCTACCTTGGGCGACCTTGCAGGACAATCCATTAACGGGACATGGGCGCTGAAGGTGTCTGACAATGTCGGACAGGATGTCGGGAAGTTAAACAACTGGCAGGTCGTGATCCAACCCGTGTCATAATGAAGACGTGGGTACACCACTTCGACATTGGTTTTTTCGTCCGGTTCCAAATTCTTGGTCTTTGTGTCTCCAATGGGCCTAGGGCAGGAAAGGAACAATGACAGCTACCAATATGCTATCCGAATGACAGGGCTGTTCATTATAGCCGTTTGAGTGATACTGAAACGATACCGTGCTTCCTTGCACGCCTTGGCCCTTCAAGACGTGAGAGAAATATCCAGGTGTGTCAGGACATCCAAGCGGGTATCACCTTCCGTCTGGCCGTCTGGTTCAACGTCGTACTGCGCGGGGTGTGTCGACTGAAGAGGGCCGCTAATCAACAGACACAGATCATCGACTGCGTGGCTGAGCCACGGGTATGGTTGTCATCTCATGGCTCAGCGGATTAGTAGAATGGTCGAAGAAGAAAACACCAAATAAAAGATTTGTCTCCTTTAAGGAGGGGCTGACTGGGTTATGGTAGCCGTCTAAGGAAAGAGAGCATGAGTTGTCACGCAGCCTTGGTCGAGGCTCTGTGAAAACTCCATTCCACTCCAGTCCGCACACTCACCAATCAATCACCACGATTGGTTGACCCTCTTCAGCCGGAGTCGTAAGGAAGGCGGGAACCTGAACGGGAGAAGATATCATTGGCCCTCCGACTTGAACCCCATTAATCAAATCATTATCTGTTTTGCTATAGGTTTTTAGTCCTAGCCCCGTTGCAACGACTTCGACCTTGCATAATAACGGAGGATTTGAAGGAATACGCCCCAGTAATTTACGTACGAGACGTTTGGCATGCTTCGGATCGTCATCCCCTGAAGCAAGCGTGGGAACGCGGTTTCTTGGATGTTTAATATCTTTGAGGGCATTCAACACGCCAGCGTTTGAGAAAAGAACGCGGACAGTGCTGTCCGCGGCATCGGGTAGGAACTGGCAGGTATGCTTCGCGAATAACAGGCCGTTTGTGACTCGGTCAGCATCAAAGCTGTTGATATGAACGACAACAGTACGGCCTCGATTATCATCTGCGTGGGTTAACCCCACGGTCGATAAAACAAGAATTGAGGCGCTGAGTGCCATGCCGATGAACGATGAAGACTTGGAAAACGATGACATAAGAAACCTCCTACAGTGAAGAATGAATAGATTTGAACCTCCCATACCGTATTGGACTATTCTGTTTTTCCTCTTGTGCCGTCAACGCGTTTTCTCAAACAAAAAGTCAGTGAAAATGATAAAGAGAATTTCTCTAAAACCGTTACTCGAAAGAAGAGATCATTATTGTCGTAGGGAGTGTCTTTCAGTCAGTTAGCAACGCACATGCCATGAGCTTCGCAACTGGATGAACAGGAGAATTGAATGTATTTACCTGGAAAAACGAGAAAGGCGTAAGAGCGCGTGAACAACGTCTGACAGAATGTGAGGAATTTTTCTCCAATAGTTTATCAATGGCCATGGAAATTTTACACAGATAAATTATTGAAGTGTAGTAAGTAACAGCAGCCGTTAGAGGCCATGGGTTCAAATGTGTGGCATTATGCATCCCTAGTTCCCACCATTGATTGATGGACGATAGGAAACTTACGTTAGTGTCACAATGGCATAGTCCTACTTTTCGACTCTGGTGACATTCTCTCGATCAAATTCTAATCGTGTGTAGAAATGTATTTTTTCTGGTTCCTGACGGTTCATTTGACTTGCTCGATACACGCACGATACATGATTCTGTAAGCACACCTTATCCATTCAATTCCTATCATCTTTCAAGACAATGCCGAAACGATGTCATGGCTTTCAGGTCTATCTTTTGCAGTTTTAATTGGCAGTTTCAAAATGTCTCCGAAATTTTTTGTATTCATTACATTTGTCCTAAGGAGATTCTGCATTTATGAAGAGGTCTGTAGGGATCTTGGGGATTCCTTGTATGGTAATCGCTCTCGTGTTGTTCGCCAACACGGCTGAAGGTAAGCAACACGGTGTCCCGCCTCCATCGGCAGCAAGTGACTTTTTGGATTACCTCAAGCCCAATGCCGCCAAGGTCGAACTCGGAAGGCTATTATTCTTTGACAAGATTTTGAGTGGCAATAAAAATATTTCCTGTGCGACGTGTCATCATCCACTCGCAAACACGGGAGATGGCTTGTCGGTTTCTGTGGGGGAAGGTGGACAGGGGGTAGGTGTTACTCGGAATGTGGGATTCGGTGCCAACCGTATTCACGAGCGGGTACCACGAAATGCCCCTCCAATCTTCGGGCTAGGTGTGTTTGCGATTGACAAACTCTTTCATGATGGACGAGTGGCGATAGACGACAGCTTTCCCTCTGGGTTTCGAAGTCCTGCAGGTGAAGATCTGCCGATAGGCTTGGAAAACGTCTTGGCTGTTCAAGCAATGTTTCCAGTGACATCCACGGCCGAGATGGCTGGCCAAGCTGGGGAGAACCCGATCGCCGATGCGGTTACGTTAGGCCATGTCGCTGGCCCAACGGGCGTCTGGGGGCTGTTGGAGCGACGTCTCCAAGCCATTCCTGTCTATCGGCAACGCTTTGAGGAGGTCTATGGAATAAGCGAAGGTGAGATTACATTTGTGCATGCTGCCAATGCCATTGCTGCTTTTGAAATCGCCACCTGGAGAGCGAATAATACCCCGTTCGATCGTTACTTACGTGGGGAATGGAAAGTCCTGAGTCCAAGGGCAAAGCGAGGGATGCGCCTGTTTTACGGGAAGGCTCAGTGTGTCTCGTGTCACAGTGGGACGTATTTGACGGATATGGAGTTTCATTCCATCGCAATGCCGCAGGTGGGGCCAGGAAAAGGAGATGGTTTTGATGGACATGAAGACTTCGGTCGTGAACGAGTGACTGGGAATCAGGGGGATCGATACCGGTTTCGAACACCGCCATTACGAAACGTGGCATTGACAGCTCCCTATGGACATAGCGGAGCTTTTAACACGCTTGAAGAGGTTGTTCTGCACCATCTGAATCCTACGAAATCGTTACAGGAATATCGTTGCCAAGAACAGGTTGTTTTGCCCCCTGATTCTATGCTGGATCCGCTAGATTGTATTATACAGAATGACCCGGGCCGTGTTGCCCTCATAGCTGCGGCAAATGAGTTGCGGGAGACAAAACTGAAACCACAGGATTTTCGGGACTTAATCGAATTCTTACATGCCTTGACTGATCCTGAAGCCTTAGATTTACGCAAGGATGTACCGTTTGCTGTGCCAAGTGGACTGCTGATAGCTGAGTAGCTTTCCTTCTGGTAAGACCCAATTGGGGGCACCGGCCCCTGTGTGGCTCTGCTTCATAAACGAGACCACCCCGATCAGAACTATTGCTGCATCGAGGATGTGGAAGTGACATTGCAGTTGGGAAATCACATCGACGTTAGAATCTTTGTAGAATTTTGAGGAAGTTGCCGCTGCTCGGTCGACCGGAGGCGAATTTTAAAAATGACGCGCCGGCTTTGTTCATGGTTGACGAGATGGTTTGAATCGTAAATCAGATCCTGCCGTCCTCGACCGGAAGCGACCGTCAGCTCTTGAAAGCACTGGTATACCGACGGCTTGCGTGCTTTGATGACTTCTAAGCCTTTCACCATCACGGCCAGTGAGCGTTCTTGGCTGAGTCGTAAATTATAGACATCGTCTCCCTGGTTATCCGTATGACCTTGAATAGCCAGGGAATCTATCGTCCTACGCAAGGGTCCACACAGGGTTGCTGCGTAGAATGGCATGGCTTCTTCCAAAAATTTTTCGGCGCGGGGGGTAAGGGTATTTTTTCCGAACTGAAACGTCAGCAAGTTGTCAGGGATGACGATCATCAGCGTCAGCGGATCACGCGGATCGGACGAAAGCGATAGTCCGACGTTTTCTAAATGGTCGCGCAACGCCAGCTGAATTTCGTCTTTCTGTTCCTCCAACGTCGATTGCGC
The genomic region above belongs to Nitrospirales bacterium and contains:
- a CDS encoding OmpA family protein; translated protein: MNTPIPRGITTTNTYGMTDLMTSLAMVFILLFSAFITQTSSKAQSTLEEQKDEIQLALRDHLENVGLSLSSDPRDPLTLMIVIPDNLLTFQFGKNTLTPRAEKFLEEAMPFYAATLCGPLRRTIDSLAIQGHTDNQGDDVYNLRLSQERSLAVMVKGLEVIKARKPSVYQCFQELTVASGRGRQDLIYDSNHLVNHEQSRRVIFKIRLRSTEQRQLPQNSTKILTSM
- a CDS encoding M6 family metalloprotease domain-containing protein, whose protein sequence is MATPFTGKTFTFTQPDGSTVEVRGWGDQHYAVFETLDGYTLMKNPRTGFFEVAQLSSDGTSLEPAPGPPGNLDGDRLPVQRGLRITRDAARAQGLEGALRLGGRRCDQRREERKTFARMARMMPGAVFAPPKRETVGDFVGLCLLIDFPDESGAISRDEVERFCNETGYSGFGNNGSVSDYFFDNSIGRCRYTNIVADYYRAQHPKSFYTDPNIQQGVRARQLIVEALTHLKNQSFDFTSLTADNEGFVYAMNVYYAGDVVNNWAEGLWPHAWHLATPIELAPGIAAFDYQFTDMSRELSLGTFCHENGHMLCDYPDLYDYGSESSGVGAYCLMCAGGNINEKNPVHISAYLKRLSGWANSVTTIKHDEDIELAAGTNDFALHAKSSGEYFIVENRQKAGRDVALPDEGLAFWHVDEEGSNNNEQMTPSQHYELSLEQANGQFRFERSRGLYGDSTDLYGRVNKRFADSTSPSSRWWDGTASNLDVFEISDPGSTVRFRTKLFDDGSVVRPIVRESSPGLSIPDNTGAGISDKITVDQDAVIAGVKVMLDITHTYRGDLRVTLVTPWGEEIRLHERHQGGSSDHILETIDESDLQVLATLHGRSVKGDWGLIVQDLAPADIGVLNRWGLEFATSESSQGQIVLEESPGTHIPDNDPVGIQRNLSTSSQGQVANVEVSVNITHTYIGDLRVSLLSPDGTEVPLRSQSGGSGDNVIETYTTATTPTLGDLAGQSINGTWALKVSDNVGQDVGKLNNWQVVIQPVS